One stretch of Rosistilla oblonga DNA includes these proteins:
- a CDS encoding SGNH/GDSL hydrolase family protein has product MMLPIDRRGFSRSFAAIALFTAFLINPFPSNQAVAEHEGRVQILLLGDSTTEGSVPRRIRPEGPHLETVLEQLLAAEGDLPACDVINSSLSGEYIRRLFDSNRYDRDVAKLPGLDYIFIRYGINDRARLDNFVDDFPADFKKLIARLRVDHPDAVLIPMTVIPFSGEEASVQINDLIRGVAKEEQLEVFDIYPRYAAELEKGYNMLNYRRYALAKIPAKYHELVKPFVNGPSVEVMGNELDAILGHLPGWTRDRHPNLAGYNVIADETAKYLAPQLRKRSEK; this is encoded by the coding sequence ATGATGCTTCCCATCGACCGTCGTGGTTTCAGTCGCTCGTTTGCCGCGATCGCTCTGTTCACCGCGTTTCTGATCAACCCGTTCCCATCCAACCAAGCCGTCGCCGAACACGAAGGTCGCGTGCAGATCTTATTGCTCGGCGACAGCACGACCGAAGGGAGCGTGCCGCGACGGATCCGTCCCGAAGGACCGCATCTGGAGACGGTCTTGGAACAGTTGTTGGCGGCGGAAGGGGATCTGCCGGCTTGCGATGTGATCAATTCGAGTCTCAGTGGCGAATACATCCGCCGGCTGTTCGATTCGAATCGCTACGACCGCGACGTCGCCAAGCTGCCGGGGCTCGATTACATTTTCATCCGCTATGGCATCAACGATCGGGCGCGGCTCGACAATTTTGTCGACGACTTTCCCGCCGACTTTAAGAAACTGATCGCTCGACTTCGCGTCGACCATCCCGACGCGGTGTTGATTCCGATGACAGTGATCCCGTTTTCGGGAGAAGAGGCAAGCGTGCAGATCAACGATCTGATTCGCGGCGTTGCCAAGGAGGAACAGTTGGAAGTGTTCGACATCTATCCGCGTTACGCTGCGGAGTTGGAGAAGGGCTACAACATGCTCAACTATCGCCGCTATGCACTCGCCAAGATTCCGGCCAAGTACCACGAACTGGTCAAGCCGTTTGTGAACGGCCCCAGCGTCGAAGTGATGGGGAACGAATTGGATGCGATTCTGGGGCATCTGCCGGGCTGGACGCGAGATCGGCATCCGAATCTTGCCGGGTACAACGTGATCGCTGATGAGACGGCCAAATATTTGGCCCCGCAACTGCGGAAGCGATCGGAGAAATAA
- a CDS encoding Gfo/Idh/MocA family oxidoreductase, which yields MQNDSTRRGFLKTSTIAATGAALTSSIARTAHAAGSDEIRFVVVGCGGRGTGAAMQIMNTKGNTKLVAVADAFGDKAERSIKSLANKHKDKVDVPKERIFTGLDAYKQAIDVDCDLVVIATPPGFKPQQFEYAVNKGRHIFMEKPVAVDAPGVRRVLKSVEESKKKNLMVGIGLQRRHEPQYIETIDRIHNGAIGDVIAQRVYWNGGGIWYRPKTEGQSEMAFQCNNWYHFNWVCGDQICEQHIHNLDVGCWVKGSYPVECNGMGGREMRMGGDATKSQIFDHTFCEYTFADGTKMFSQGRHLAGSWTHVGEAVHGSKGTADPSGSITGPNAWKFEGQRLNGHQQEQHDLIEALMAGEIYNEGEYGAKSTFTAILGREACYSGKVIKWDQLLAEGKDICPGIDEYTIDSVPPTVPGEDGKYPHPVPGKYNPFA from the coding sequence ATGCAGAACGACTCCACACGTCGAGGCTTTTTGAAAACGTCGACGATTGCCGCCACGGGAGCGGCTTTGACCAGTTCGATCGCCCGTACCGCGCATGCTGCTGGCAGCGACGAAATCCGATTTGTTGTCGTCGGTTGTGGTGGTCGTGGTACCGGTGCCGCGATGCAGATCATGAACACCAAGGGGAACACCAAGCTGGTTGCCGTCGCTGACGCTTTTGGCGACAAGGCCGAACGTTCGATCAAGAGCTTGGCCAACAAGCACAAAGACAAGGTCGACGTTCCTAAGGAACGGATCTTCACCGGTCTGGACGCTTACAAGCAAGCGATCGACGTCGATTGCGATCTGGTTGTGATCGCGACTCCTCCTGGTTTCAAGCCGCAACAGTTCGAATATGCGGTTAACAAGGGACGCCACATCTTCATGGAGAAGCCGGTTGCCGTCGACGCACCAGGCGTTCGCCGCGTGCTGAAGTCGGTCGAAGAATCGAAGAAGAAGAACCTGATGGTCGGTATCGGTCTGCAACGCCGCCACGAACCACAATACATCGAAACGATCGACCGCATCCACAACGGCGCTATCGGCGACGTGATCGCACAACGCGTCTACTGGAACGGCGGCGGAATCTGGTACCGCCCAAAGACTGAAGGCCAGTCGGAAATGGCGTTCCAGTGCAACAACTGGTACCACTTCAACTGGGTTTGCGGCGATCAGATTTGCGAACAACACATCCACAACCTCGACGTCGGTTGCTGGGTTAAGGGATCGTACCCTGTCGAATGCAACGGCATGGGCGGTCGCGAGATGCGAATGGGAGGCGATGCCACCAAGAGCCAGATCTTCGATCACACGTTCTGCGAATACACCTTCGCCGACGGCACGAAGATGTTCAGCCAAGGACGCCATTTGGCCGGATCGTGGACTCACGTCGGCGAAGCGGTTCACGGTTCCAAGGGTACCGCCGATCCATCGGGATCGATCACCGGTCCGAACGCGTGGAAGTTCGAAGGACAACGCCTGAACGGTCATCAACAAGAGCAACACGATTTGATCGAAGCTCTGATGGCGGGCGAGATCTACAACGAAGGTGAATATGGTGCGAAGAGCACCTTCACCGCGATCCTGGGCCGCGAAGCTTGCTACTCGGGCAAGGTGATCAAGTGGGATCAACTGCTGGCCGAAGGCAAGGACATCTGCCCAGGCATCGATGAATACACGATCGATTCGGTTCCACCAACCGTGCCCGGCGAAGATGGCAAATACCCACATCCGGTTCCCGGCAAGTACAACCCATTCGCCTAA
- a CDS encoding DUF11 domain-containing protein has product MFATRTHHHFTAALLACFLLMPCVTGCTQLQLPAIDPTGECFFLPCPNTTTLTLPCTDKLQNGCGPFGCLPEPAFTDPAPPPPCLQGAGVPQTAPPPPPAKVVDECADGPKAVLFDKHCDLRKLLHLPDRGKRGRILLNHRKIIAPVGGEVVLLSGVCGTDGYLMTGEPLEWMLTPDSVGTFIDVGDDKQGALHRLVARNPVEKKTGSYALGRTSTVASLITRGNLRRGDDVPVKKGETWLSISSPSEGISRVTVMAPESDCWDQRKATATIYWVDAHWQFPAPLNLRAGEQAQLTTHVTRKEGELPASGWKVRYQVMNPEVALFDNGQSQPQAVIEAVVNENGDATAILRPIAPVAGTAFIQTTVIRPAGLDEALPRMTLGAGQTMVTWSAPRLVVRTGAPPFVARDEEFAIGINVSNSGDLTAENVRVLTELPPGVELVSTSLIQADGSRVPAQHTLVGAQILWDIDNLPAQTQLDIELNVRAKASFQIPVQARGAENTFAEDTVNVTVVQRNLVVTITPADPNARAEVGQETTFNIEVRNNGDQPISGVQVHAQGDQGLLAFAADTGQWQQHVVKVLEEPLLPNKPWTIQATYQVREPGQRCVQVTATGGNAQRATETACVNAVNPPPANPMVSARIVTGSQSVQQGEEVLVKYFVYNNGTVPLTDVRVVATYDPALTALQFTNGYESSQLGIFTVSWILPSIQPGEEQLVEGQFRVDGRPGVARLDVAVSSEQGANASADTTLQVLARTVAPPPATGPAVTPQPAQPPQQPTPQPPPIGAPPINGSTTPIPGPSTPPAQTPGAVGSGIGGLQVDIESRDNPVVVGDRISLDLVVTNNRNVPEDDVILSILLPAGTRLEAVQSTMFQGDPVENISADGIVRLQPISQLRAGEAIRYTVLITGNQPQLMTVRAEATSRQSPDGVGDETRLQVQAR; this is encoded by the coding sequence ATGTTTGCTACAAGGACCCACCACCACTTCACCGCTGCGCTTTTGGCGTGCTTTCTGTTGATGCCATGCGTCACCGGTTGCACTCAATTGCAATTGCCGGCGATCGATCCGACGGGCGAGTGCTTTTTCCTGCCATGCCCGAATACTACGACACTCACGCTGCCTTGCACCGATAAATTGCAAAATGGCTGTGGGCCGTTTGGGTGCCTGCCCGAACCGGCATTCACCGATCCCGCGCCGCCGCCCCCCTGCCTGCAAGGTGCGGGCGTTCCGCAGACCGCTCCCCCCCCGCCACCAGCCAAAGTGGTCGACGAGTGCGCCGACGGTCCCAAAGCGGTTCTGTTCGACAAACATTGCGACCTGCGCAAGTTGTTGCATCTGCCCGATCGAGGCAAACGCGGCCGGATCCTATTGAACCATCGCAAGATCATCGCGCCGGTCGGCGGCGAAGTTGTCTTGCTTTCCGGTGTTTGTGGAACCGACGGTTACCTGATGACCGGAGAACCGTTGGAATGGATGTTGACGCCCGATAGCGTCGGCACCTTCATCGACGTCGGCGACGATAAACAAGGAGCGTTGCATCGCTTGGTCGCTCGCAACCCAGTCGAAAAGAAAACCGGCAGCTATGCGCTTGGGCGGACCAGCACCGTCGCATCGTTGATCACGCGTGGGAACCTCCGCCGCGGCGACGATGTGCCCGTGAAAAAGGGAGAGACTTGGTTGTCGATCAGCTCGCCCAGCGAAGGGATCAGCCGCGTCACGGTGATGGCCCCCGAAAGCGATTGCTGGGATCAACGCAAAGCGACCGCCACGATCTACTGGGTCGATGCGCATTGGCAATTCCCTGCGCCGCTGAATCTGCGGGCTGGCGAACAAGCTCAACTGACCACACATGTGACTCGCAAAGAGGGTGAACTGCCAGCATCGGGCTGGAAGGTTCGCTATCAGGTGATGAATCCTGAAGTCGCACTGTTCGACAATGGGCAATCGCAACCGCAAGCGGTGATCGAAGCGGTCGTCAACGAAAATGGTGATGCCACCGCGATCCTGCGTCCGATCGCACCGGTTGCCGGAACCGCGTTCATTCAAACCACAGTGATCCGTCCCGCGGGACTCGACGAAGCGTTGCCGCGGATGACGTTGGGAGCTGGTCAGACGATGGTCACTTGGTCGGCACCACGGTTGGTCGTTCGAACCGGTGCCCCGCCGTTTGTCGCTCGCGACGAAGAGTTTGCGATCGGCATCAACGTCTCCAACTCGGGCGATTTGACTGCGGAAAACGTTCGCGTTTTGACCGAACTGCCGCCTGGCGTCGAACTGGTCAGCACCTCGTTGATCCAAGCTGATGGCAGCCGAGTGCCCGCGCAACATACGTTGGTCGGAGCTCAGATTTTGTGGGACATCGACAACCTGCCCGCTCAGACGCAACTTGACATCGAATTGAACGTTCGCGCCAAAGCGAGCTTCCAGATTCCGGTGCAGGCTCGTGGAGCGGAGAACACGTTTGCCGAGGATACCGTTAACGTGACCGTCGTCCAACGGAACCTGGTCGTGACGATTACGCCAGCCGATCCGAACGCTCGTGCCGAGGTAGGGCAAGAGACGACGTTCAATATTGAAGTACGCAACAACGGCGATCAACCGATCTCGGGCGTCCAAGTGCACGCTCAAGGGGATCAAGGGCTGTTGGCCTTTGCCGCCGACACCGGTCAGTGGCAACAGCATGTGGTGAAAGTCTTGGAAGAGCCTTTGCTGCCTAATAAGCCTTGGACGATTCAAGCGACCTACCAGGTGCGTGAACCGGGGCAGCGGTGTGTCCAAGTGACCGCAACCGGCGGAAACGCTCAGAGAGCGACGGAAACGGCCTGCGTCAACGCGGTCAATCCGCCACCCGCGAACCCGATGGTTTCGGCTCGCATCGTGACCGGCAGCCAGTCGGTGCAACAGGGTGAGGAAGTGTTGGTGAAGTACTTCGTCTACAACAACGGGACCGTACCGCTGACCGACGTTCGCGTCGTGGCCACCTACGATCCCGCGTTGACTGCGTTGCAATTCACCAACGGTTACGAGTCGTCCCAGCTTGGGATCTTCACCGTCAGCTGGATCCTGCCAAGCATTCAGCCTGGAGAAGAACAGTTGGTCGAAGGACAGTTCCGCGTCGACGGTCGCCCCGGCGTGGCTCGATTGGATGTAGCGGTCTCGTCGGAACAAGGTGCCAACGCATCGGCCGATACGACGTTGCAGGTGTTAGCAAGGACTGTGGCTCCGCCCCCTGCGACGGGACCGGCAGTCACGCCGCAGCCAGCTCAGCCGCCGCAACAACCGACGCCCCAGCCGCCACCGATTGGTGCACCGCCAATCAACGGCAGCACGACTCCGATTCCGGGTCCATCGACGCCACCGGCACAAACGCCCGGTGCGGTCGGCAGCGGAATCGGCGGCTTGCAGGTCGACATCGAATCTCGCGACAACCCGGTTGTCGTCGGCGATCGAATCTCGCTCGACTTGGTCGTGACGAACAATCGGAACGTTCCCGAGGACGATGTCATCCTGAGCATCCTGTTGCCAGCCGGAACGCGGCTGGAGGCGGTGCAATCGACGATGTTCCAAGGGGATCCCGTCGAAAACATCTCCGCCGATGGGATCGTCCGGCTGCAACCGATCAGCCAGTTGAGGGCGGGTGAGGCGATTCGCTACACGGTGTTAATCACGGGAAATCAGCCGCAATTGATGACCGTGCGGGCCGAAGCGACCAGCCGCCAGTCGCCCGATGGCGTCGGCGACGAGACGCGGTTGCAGGTTCAGGCCCGCTAA
- a CDS encoding DUF1553 domain-containing protein encodes MQRIALLLTAALAFAPAALAQTTLRILPEKIELTGQEASQRFLVQQVVDGRVAGQITGGVDLKPKTDGLVRVADGRVIAVGEGQTELIATDAAGNTATAMVIVRLADVPQTIRFASDVQAVLAKASCNSGACHGALAGKGGFRLSLLGYDSQGDYFNISQQLRGRRVELADPARSLIVAKPSGMIPHKGGVRLPKESADYKLLLDWISAGAPGPADEDPTLAKIEVLPKAVRLAKGDTQQLVVRAHYSNGRIKDVTQWVRWSSTNDAAARVDDQGMVTVTGPGVGAITAWFASQIVIANVTVPYAQEVSDAQFAKLQPRNFIDREVLKQLKQLNIPPSDRAGESEFLRRAYLDTIGRLPSIDETLSYLADDSPDKRDQLIEQLLVQPEFVDYWSYRWSDILLVNGSKLRPKAVESFYKWIRSHVEAGTPWDVFVREILTSRGSSFENGATNFFANHQTPEEMTENASQAFLGLSIACAKCHNHPLEKWTNDQYYAMANLFARVRAKGWGGDSRNGDGNRTLVVLDRGDLIQPLIGKPQPPAPLDAPPMEIDDPADRREYLADWLTSPENPYFARSITNRVWANFFGVGLVESVDDMRVSNPASNEALLAAASKHLIDSGFDLKSLMRTILQSETYQRSSQSLPENAAEKRFYSHYYPRRLMAEVLLDAISDVTDAPTEFTQISFPGADMQQTDLYPKGTRALQLYDSAVASYFLQTFGRNTRDITCECERSDEPSVVQVLHLSNGDTINQKLAAKENRLSRWIADGLDDGTIIDQVFLAALSRQPTAQEREALLASLQGEEDRRQALEDLVWSVLSSSEFLLAH; translated from the coding sequence ATGCAACGTATCGCTCTTCTGCTGACCGCCGCACTTGCGTTCGCGCCGGCTGCTCTCGCTCAAACCACGCTTCGCATTCTGCCCGAAAAGATTGAACTGACCGGGCAGGAGGCATCGCAGCGTTTCCTGGTCCAACAGGTTGTCGACGGCCGCGTCGCGGGGCAGATCACTGGCGGAGTCGACCTGAAACCGAAGACCGATGGGCTCGTCCGCGTCGCCGATGGGCGAGTCATCGCGGTGGGGGAAGGGCAGACCGAATTGATCGCGACCGATGCGGCGGGCAACACGGCAACGGCGATGGTGATCGTTCGCTTGGCCGACGTTCCGCAAACGATTCGGTTCGCCAGCGATGTGCAAGCCGTGTTGGCCAAAGCGTCTTGCAACAGCGGCGCGTGCCATGGCGCATTGGCGGGCAAAGGTGGCTTTCGGTTGTCGTTGTTGGGGTATGACAGCCAAGGCGACTACTTCAATATCTCGCAGCAGTTGCGCGGTCGCCGGGTCGAACTAGCCGATCCCGCGCGCAGCCTAATCGTTGCCAAGCCGAGCGGGATGATCCCGCACAAGGGAGGCGTCCGGTTGCCGAAGGAGTCCGCCGATTACAAGCTGCTGCTCGATTGGATCTCTGCCGGAGCTCCGGGGCCAGCCGACGAGGATCCCACGCTTGCGAAGATCGAAGTCCTGCCCAAAGCGGTCCGGTTGGCAAAAGGAGACACACAGCAATTGGTTGTCCGTGCGCACTACAGCAACGGTCGAATCAAAGACGTCACGCAGTGGGTTCGTTGGTCGAGCACCAACGACGCGGCGGCACGCGTCGACGACCAAGGCATGGTCACGGTCACGGGGCCGGGCGTGGGAGCGATCACCGCTTGGTTTGCCAGTCAGATCGTGATCGCCAACGTGACCGTTCCGTATGCTCAAGAGGTGAGCGACGCGCAGTTTGCAAAGCTGCAGCCGCGGAACTTCATTGATCGCGAGGTGCTGAAACAACTGAAACAGTTGAACATTCCGCCCAGCGATCGGGCGGGGGAGAGCGAATTTCTGCGTCGCGCTTATTTGGACACGATCGGACGGCTGCCGTCGATCGACGAGACCCTGTCGTATCTGGCGGATGATTCGCCCGACAAGCGAGATCAATTGATCGAGCAGTTGTTGGTGCAGCCCGAATTCGTCGATTACTGGAGCTACCGTTGGTCGGACATCCTGTTGGTCAACGGATCGAAATTGCGACCCAAGGCTGTCGAATCGTTTTACAAATGGATCCGCAGCCATGTCGAAGCGGGAACGCCTTGGGATGTGTTTGTCCGCGAGATCTTGACCTCCCGCGGGTCGTCGTTTGAAAACGGAGCGACCAACTTTTTTGCGAATCATCAGACGCCTGAAGAGATGACCGAAAACGCCAGTCAGGCGTTCCTCGGTTTGTCGATCGCGTGCGCCAAGTGCCACAATCACCCGTTGGAAAAGTGGACCAACGATCAATATTATGCGATGGCGAACCTGTTCGCTCGCGTGCGTGCCAAAGGCTGGGGCGGAGACAGCCGCAACGGCGACGGCAATCGAACGCTGGTCGTGCTGGATCGGGGCGATCTGATCCAACCATTAATCGGCAAACCGCAACCTCCGGCGCCGCTGGACGCACCGCCGATGGAGATCGACGATCCGGCCGACCGCCGCGAATACCTAGCCGATTGGCTGACCTCGCCCGAAAACCCCTACTTCGCCCGCTCGATCACCAATCGCGTCTGGGCCAACTTCTTCGGTGTTGGGCTGGTGGAATCGGTCGACGACATGCGTGTCAGCAACCCCGCGTCGAACGAAGCTTTGTTGGCCGCAGCGTCGAAGCATTTGATCGACAGCGGATTCGATTTGAAGTCGCTGATGCGAACGATTCTGCAATCGGAGACCTATCAGCGGAGCAGTCAATCGCTGCCGGAAAACGCTGCGGAAAAGCGGTTCTACTCGCACTATTACCCGCGTCGTTTGATGGCGGAGGTGTTGTTGGATGCGATCTCCGACGTGACCGATGCGCCGACGGAATTTACGCAGATCTCGTTCCCCGGTGCCGACATGCAGCAGACCGATCTGTATCCCAAGGGGACGCGGGCGTTGCAGTTATATGATTCCGCGGTCGCCAGTTATTTCCTGCAAACGTTTGGTCGCAACACCCGCGACATTACGTGTGAATGCGAGCGCAGCGACGAACCGAGCGTGGTCCAAGTGTTGCATCTGAGCAACGGAGACACGATCAATCAGAAACTGGCCGCGAAAGAAAATCGCCTGTCGCGTTGGATCGCCGACGGGCTGGACGATGGCACGATCATCGATCAAGTCTTTCTAGCCGCCTTGTCGCGTCAACCGACCGCCCAAGAGCGGGAAGCGCTGCTCGCGTCGCTGCAGGGAGAAGAGGACCGACGCCAAGCGTTGGAGGATCTCGTCTGGAGTGTTCTAAGCAGCAGCGAATTTCTGCTGGCGCATTAG
- a CDS encoding DUF1501 domain-containing protein: MLDLIGRGKAQTCNGTTRRDFLQVGTLGMLGLGLPSYVAAREAGKVDPAKDDHSCIMIFNLGAPSQLDTFDMKPDAPAEVRGPFKPISTASGEFQISEILPQHAKIADKFSLVRSCFHRGAAVHDAGWQMMQTGRLFTGGVNYPHAGAVVDYLRGRRSDLPAHVVLPETMGRGGGNLPNGQAGGFLGKRYDPFALMADPSQPNFQVPDLLPPDSIGQARIDRRRKMREIVEQTMTNFESSETAQLLDGSFESAYRMMTSPEARNAFDLAKEPMKVRERYGMNRFGQCCLLARRLIEGGVRFVTINTFLTVFNEITWDTHGSKPFTSIEGMRDIVAPMYDQGYSALIEDLADRGMIDSTLVACLAEFGRTPKVNPAGGRDHWPQCFTTYFAGGGVQGGRAIGASDPNGAVPAERPAGADEVVATIFHSLGLDLDTELPGPAGRPFPLVNFGAREIHELFS; encoded by the coding sequence ATGTTAGACCTGATCGGACGGGGCAAAGCCCAGACTTGCAACGGAACAACACGGCGAGATTTTCTGCAGGTCGGCACCCTCGGGATGTTGGGCTTGGGCTTGCCCAGCTATGTCGCGGCTCGCGAGGCGGGAAAAGTCGACCCCGCCAAAGATGATCACAGTTGCATCATGATCTTCAACCTCGGAGCGCCCAGCCAATTGGACACCTTCGATATGAAGCCCGATGCGCCGGCGGAGGTTCGCGGTCCGTTTAAGCCGATCTCGACGGCGAGCGGCGAGTTTCAGATCTCCGAGATCCTTCCGCAGCACGCCAAGATCGCCGACAAGTTTTCGCTGGTGCGTTCCTGTTTCCACCGCGGCGCAGCGGTGCACGATGCCGGTTGGCAGATGATGCAGACCGGGCGATTGTTCACCGGCGGGGTGAACTACCCGCACGCCGGCGCCGTCGTCGATTATCTACGCGGCCGTCGCAGCGATCTGCCGGCTCACGTCGTGCTGCCCGAAACGATGGGCCGCGGCGGTGGGAATCTGCCCAACGGCCAAGCGGGCGGCTTTCTCGGCAAACGCTACGATCCGTTTGCGTTGATGGCCGATCCGTCTCAGCCGAACTTCCAGGTTCCCGACCTGTTGCCTCCCGATTCGATCGGCCAAGCTCGGATCGATCGCCGTCGCAAGATGCGCGAGATCGTCGAACAGACGATGACGAATTTCGAATCGAGCGAGACGGCTCAGCTGTTGGACGGCAGCTTTGAATCGGCGTACCGGATGATGACCAGTCCCGAAGCTCGCAACGCATTCGATCTGGCGAAAGAGCCGATGAAGGTTCGCGAGCGGTACGGCATGAATCGCTTTGGCCAGTGCTGTCTGCTGGCGCGGCGATTGATCGAAGGGGGCGTGCGGTTTGTCACGATCAACACCTTCCTGACCGTCTTCAACGAGATCACTTGGGATACCCACGGCAGCAAGCCGTTCACGAGCATCGAAGGGATGCGCGACATCGTCGCCCCGATGTACGATCAAGGTTATTCGGCGTTGATCGAAGATCTGGCCGACCGCGGGATGATCGATTCGACCCTTGTCGCGTGCCTTGCCGAATTTGGACGGACACCGAAAGTGAATCCGGCCGGCGGCCGCGATCACTGGCCGCAGTGCTTCACTACCTATTTCGCCGGCGGCGGCGTGCAAGGGGGCCGCGCGATCGGGGCCAGCGATCCCAATGGGGCGGTGCCGGCGGAGCGTCCCGCGGGGGCTGACGAAGTGGTGGCGACGATCTTCCACAGCCTGGGGTTGGACTTGGATACCGAACTGCCCGGTCCGGCGGGACGGCCTTTCCCGCTGGTGAATTTTGGGGCCCGAGAAATTCACGAACTGTTTTCATGA